The Gimesia sp. DNA window CCAGTGAGCAAGCGACAAAGCAGGCGACAGGAAACGAATTATAAAGGTGGTATGAAAACCACAGAATGCAAAAAGTGATCAATGAACACAATAGCCAAACCGCGCGAAAACGTCTGGTTTTAATGACCATCAGCGTAACAGGTGCGAAAACAAGGCCCACTAAACACGCTGCAATGACATGCCAGAACAGGACCAGGAGAGTATTATCAGGTGCGATAAACACGGGAGTATCCCCATAGAGAACACGCCTGATTTCCAATTCATACCAGTTACCCAATATGTAACTGTCACTTCCGATAACCGATCTGCCATCTTCAGTTTTATACTCCGATGGAAACGAAGCAGTAATCATGTAGGAATACAACAGAGTGTAAAAAGCGATCATTGAACACATCAGCCAAACCACGCGAAAACGTTTGGTTTCGATCGCCAGCAGCGTAACAAGTGCAAGCACAAATCCCATTAAACTCGCTGCACTGAGATGCCAGAACAGGCTCAGGCGAGTACCATCATAACCGAACGACCCTTTAGCAACCCCAAAGAGAGCCCCCCTTACTTCCAGGACATACAAAGTGATCAGGGCACACAATATCCAGATCACGCTGAAACGTCTGGTTTTGACGAGACTCAAAATCATCTGTACGCCACTCTTGTTAATGAGAACTGCTCCCTTTATTAATTCCAAGGACTTGAAGAAGAATGAACGCTTCCGATTATGGTGACTGGCGAATCACCGGACAGGAAAAATACCTTAAGGACGCCATTTTGGAATTGCGTGAGTATTCCCCACCGAGTTCTGAATGGGAGCACGACCATTGCGAGTTCTGCTGGTCCAAGTTTTGCCGATCTGATGAGCCAGAGTGTCTACACGAAGGGTATGTCACTGAAGATGGTAGACATTGGATTTGTACTAGCTGCTTCCATCATTTTAAAGACCAATTTCGATTCTCTCTAAAATAAATTTAGTCCACCAGACTATGAATTTAAAGCACGAGTTCCTGATAAGTTACAAGAAGGCATAAAAGGGGGTGTGGCAGATCGCTTGAAGCATTGGATCTGCCCCCTTAATTACTTCAAGAAATACCCAACCGCCGTCAGATCAGTTCCCGAATCGGTGCCTGGCGTTCCAGCAGATATTGCGGACGGCCATTGTTGTCCGGGATGGTGGTCGTGGCAGGATCAATGCCCAGGTTGTGATACAGCGTGGCGAAGACCTCCTGCATATGCACGGGGCGGTCGACTGCGGCTTCGGCCCATTTATCCGTCGAGCCGATCACCTGCCCTGCTGGCATTCCGCCCCCCGCCAGCAGGCCCGCATGCACGCGCGACCAATGATCGCGACCGGCTTTGTCATTGATCTTGGGAGTCCGTCCAAACTCGCCCCACACGATGACCGTCACGTCCTGCTCCAGACCGCGTTCATGCAGATCTTCGACCAGCGCCGCCACGCCCTGATCCAGTAACGGAATCACTTTGCGGCCTCTGCCGAAGTTATCGCTGTGGTAATCGAAGTCAGCGAAACTGCAGGTCACCATCCGGGCTCCTGCTTCCACAGCACGTCGCGCCTGCAGGAACCGGGACATCAGCGCCTGGTAGCCCATCTTGGGATCGAAGCCCAGCACTGTCGGATCGTCGATTCCATACCGGGCCCGGACTTGCGGATCGACTTTCTCCAGGTCCAGCGCTTCCACCAGCCGGGACGACGTCAACACGCCCAATGCCTGTTCGGTAAAGTTGTCGCTGGACTCGGCGGCCAGTTTCTGATCGACCTTCCGCCGAAACGTATCGAGTTCTTCCAGCAGCCTGGTCCGCTCGTGCAGACGGACCGTGGAAATCGAATTCAGCGTCATGTTGCTCATCACCTCGCCATCAGGGCGAAACGGTGCATGCGCCATTCCCAGGAAGCCCGGCCCCTTAATGTTATAAGGATCGTGCGCCATCTTCTGCGACAGATCAATATAAGGGGGCACGGAAGGATCAACGGCCCCCTGCAGTTTGGAGAGTGCCGACCCCATGGACGGCCAGCCCCCCTGCGGTTTGGGATCTCGGAACTGATGGCCGGTGCAGCATTGAAAGGAATCGTGCCGGCCTTCGGAACCCACGAGCGAACGGATGATCGAGAACTTGTCCATCATCCCCGCGACGCGAGGCATCAACTCGCTGATTTCAATGCCGGGCACATTGGTCGCAATCGGTTGAAACTCACCGCGAATCTCGGCGGGGGCATCGGGCTTCAGGTCGAACATGTCCTGATGCGGCGGTCCCCCATTCAGGAAGATCATGATCACGGCTTTGTGAGACTGACGCTGCGGATTCTGCTGCTCGGCCTGCAGCAATTGAGGCAGCGATAAGCCCCCCATCGCCAGCCCGCCAATCTGTAGGAAAGAGCGGCGGGAGATTTGATCACAAAATTTCGTGGCACGGCCTTCAATTTTCAGCATGCTGCCTGTTCCGGGAAACCAGGAATAATGAAACCCACACTCCGTTGAGTCTCCCGATGATACACAGACCATGCATAAAATGATACCGATATCTACCGTTCGAGGTGAACCGGAATCCATTCGTCCATTGACGCGTATCTACTCCCAGGATGACCGTAGAGAAAAATGGATCAATACGGGCAATCTCAATCGCGCGTGATACTATTCCCGACCCGCCTCCATTTTCTTCAAACCCTCTTCAAGCTTCTTGATTTCCTCCGGCGACAATTTCGGTCGGTCAATCGTGATTGTCAGTTTATTGAACTGTGCG harbors:
- a CDS encoding DUF1501 domain-containing protein — protein: MLKIEGRATKFCDQISRRSFLQIGGLAMGGLSLPQLLQAEQQNPQRQSHKAVIMIFLNGGPPHQDMFDLKPDAPAEIRGEFQPIATNVPGIEISELMPRVAGMMDKFSIIRSLVGSEGRHDSFQCCTGHQFRDPKPQGGWPSMGSALSKLQGAVDPSVPPYIDLSQKMAHDPYNIKGPGFLGMAHAPFRPDGEVMSNMTLNSISTVRLHERTRLLEELDTFRRKVDQKLAAESSDNFTEQALGVLTSSRLVEALDLEKVDPQVRARYGIDDPTVLGFDPKMGYQALMSRFLQARRAVEAGARMVTCSFADFDYHSDNFGRGRKVIPLLDQGVAALVEDLHERGLEQDVTVIVWGEFGRTPKINDKAGRDHWSRVHAGLLAGGGMPAGQVIGSTDKWAEAAVDRPVHMQEVFATLYHNLGIDPATTTIPDNNGRPQYLLERQAPIRELI